The following proteins are encoded in a genomic region of Devosia lucknowensis:
- the dprA gene encoding DNA-processing protein DprA has translation MGRVTTTFTSAQKIAWLRLARTDTIGPVTFRQLLNRFGSAEAALEALPDLSRKAGRAVMPLSLARAEDEVAGLTRYGARLVAQGEPDYPEHLLHISGAPPLITMAGGDRLDWKRTVGIVGARNASTAGIKMTRMLAEDLGARGYTVVSGLARGIDAAAHRASLPTGTVAVLAGGFDKIYPDENIPLAHDILDNGGALLTEMPLGWEPRARDFPRRNRLVSGLSLGIVVVEAAKRSGSLITARLALEQNRDVFAVPGSPLDPRAEGGNHLIQQGARLVTNADDIVEVLGSADPARSALFDPEWQPPGEIAGDAEPAADDRGRLLAALSATPVEVDALIAQTGITPHAMQVLLLELDLGGLVEWSSGQLVAMRYS, from the coding sequence GCACCGACACGATCGGTCCGGTGACGTTTCGGCAATTGCTCAATCGCTTCGGCTCCGCCGAGGCAGCGCTCGAGGCTCTCCCCGATCTCAGCCGCAAGGCCGGCCGTGCGGTCATGCCGCTCAGCCTTGCGCGGGCCGAGGATGAAGTCGCCGGTTTGACGCGTTACGGCGCACGGCTCGTGGCGCAGGGCGAACCTGATTATCCCGAGCATCTGCTGCATATTTCCGGGGCGCCACCATTGATCACCATGGCGGGTGGGGATCGCCTCGACTGGAAACGGACGGTCGGTATCGTGGGGGCGCGCAATGCGTCGACCGCCGGCATCAAGATGACCCGTATGCTGGCCGAGGATCTGGGCGCGCGGGGCTACACCGTCGTATCGGGCCTGGCGCGGGGCATCGACGCTGCCGCGCATCGGGCCAGCCTACCAACGGGCACGGTCGCGGTGCTGGCCGGCGGGTTCGACAAGATCTATCCGGACGAGAATATTCCGCTGGCACATGACATCCTCGACAATGGTGGAGCGCTGCTGACGGAAATGCCGCTGGGCTGGGAGCCGCGGGCGAGGGACTTTCCGAGGCGTAACCGGCTGGTTTCGGGACTGTCGCTTGGTATCGTCGTCGTCGAAGCCGCAAAACGCAGCGGCTCGCTGATCACGGCGCGGCTGGCCCTCGAGCAGAACCGGGATGTTTTCGCAGTGCCCGGTTCGCCGCTCGATCCGCGCGCGGAAGGGGGCAATCATCTTATCCAGCAGGGCGCTCGACTGGTCACCAATGCGGACGATATCGTCGAGGTTCTGGGCAGTGCCGATCCGGCGCGGAGCGCCTTGTTCGACCCGGAATGGCAGCCACCGGGCGAGATTGCCGGCGACGCGGAACCAGCGGCGGACGATCGCGGACGGTTGCTGGCGGCACTGAGCGCGACGCCGGTGGAAGTGGACGCGTTGATCGCCCAGACCGGGATAACCCCGCATGCGATGCAGGTCCTGCTGCTCGAGCTCGACCTGGGCGGATTGGTTGAATGGTCAAGCGGGCAGCTGGTGGCGATGCGGTATAGCTGA
- the murB gene encoding UDP-N-acetylmuramate dehydrogenase, with translation MTPLSLLPDFDLADRNTLALIASSRFGVTITEPGMLPALFDTARTRTLPVRILGGGSNVVLAPAYDGITALVAIKGKRIVAADDGATVVEAAAGESWHDLVLWTVEQGLGGLENLALIPGTVGAAPVQNIGAYGAELADMFESLLAYDRNTGAERIFTRDDCAFAYRDSIFKHEPDRYVVLSVQLRLPGAWTPNLNFAGLSDLAAPDLTPRRVMDRVIELRTSKLPDWRVTPNAGSFFQNPIVSTDAAQTVLAEFPAAPNFPQADGRTKLSAGWLIEKAGLKGFSMGPVGMSERHALVVVNHGGATQADVSALSAHVKETVKARFGIQLHEEPIFC, from the coding sequence TTGACACCACTTTCCCTGCTTCCCGATTTCGACCTGGCCGACCGCAATACCCTCGCGCTCATCGCCAGCTCGCGTTTCGGTGTCACCATTACTGAGCCGGGCATGTTGCCCGCACTCTTTGACACAGCGCGGACCCGGACGCTGCCTGTCCGCATCCTGGGCGGTGGCAGCAATGTCGTTCTGGCGCCCGCTTATGATGGCATCACCGCGCTTGTCGCGATCAAGGGCAAGCGCATCGTCGCCGCCGACGATGGAGCCACTGTGGTCGAAGCGGCGGCCGGCGAAAGCTGGCATGACCTTGTGCTCTGGACGGTCGAGCAAGGCCTTGGCGGGCTCGAGAACCTGGCGCTGATCCCGGGCACCGTCGGTGCTGCACCGGTGCAGAATATCGGCGCTTACGGCGCCGAATTGGCCGACATGTTCGAAAGCCTGCTTGCTTACGATCGCAATACCGGGGCTGAGCGGATATTCACGCGTGACGACTGCGCCTTTGCCTATCGCGACAGCATCTTCAAGCACGAGCCCGACCGCTATGTCGTTCTGTCCGTCCAACTGCGCCTTCCAGGAGCCTGGACGCCAAACTTGAACTTTGCCGGCCTGTCCGATCTCGCTGCCCCGGACCTTACCCCCCGCCGGGTGATGGACCGCGTCATCGAGCTGCGCACCAGCAAGCTTCCTGATTGGCGCGTCACCCCCAATGCCGGGTCCTTTTTCCAGAACCCGATTGTTTCGACCGACGCCGCCCAGACCGTGCTCGCAGAATTTCCTGCCGCGCCGAACTTTCCGCAGGCCGATGGCCGCACTAAACTGTCGGCCGGCTGGCTCATCGAGAAAGCCGGCCTCAAGGGATTTTCCATGGGCCCGGTCGGCATGTCCGAGCGCCACGCACTGGTCGTGGTCAATCACGGCGGCGCCACGCAGGCGGACGTCTCGGCGCTCTCGGCGCATGTCAAGGAGACCGTGAAAGCCCGCTTCGGCATCCAGCTTCACGAAGAACCCATCTTCTGCTGA